The following nucleotide sequence is from Salvia miltiorrhiza cultivar Shanhuang (shh) chromosome 7, IMPLAD_Smil_shh, whole genome shotgun sequence.
acatgctcgcagaattctaaaacatgcttaagaaaacgataaacctactatcatgttTGTCTAAGCGCAGCTaataaaacatattaacaagcagagacgaacaaaagcaggtCAAGAGCAAAAatggattaacaccacggcatgcaaagaacaataaaaagaattaaaattcttcgtgacccattcgtggaaacccaacatctattctattacatttaaaacagaaaagaaagccGAAAAACGAAACTCGGCCCAAAAACTTCaaaacaggcccgtctttggaaattagggtttgggccccccaGGATTTGGAAGCCCTAGGCGCCGCCGTCTTTCTCGGCAGCCTCCCCGTGGCACGCAGCAACAGCCGGCgctgcagcagcccggcgcgcgGAGCGGCCCGGCGCTcgcagcagcccggcgctggCAGCACCCGCCTGGTTCGGCCTCCTCAGCGTGTCCAGCAcgctccagcagcagcagcgcacAGCGACAGCAGCAGTAGCAGGCCCCAGCGTGGACAGCAGCAgcgacagcagcggcagcgcgccgcccgctgcgcgcacagcccctgccggctgcagcCTCCTTCCTCGCCCGACCCGCACAGCAGCAGCCCGCAGCCCTGGCGTGTATCCTCGGCGAGAACAGCAGCAGCCCAGCACGGCGCCTGACCAGGCGCATGGCGCACAACGCGCAAGCGCTCGTACGCGCGCTGCCCTGGGCGCCGGCACGCCTTGCCGCCTCCACCCTTCGCACGCCTCCGTTCACCGttcctcgtcgttgattcgttGTCATCTtcgtctcgttcctcagtttttacagattacaaaggaaaaacaaatacaattgaaattctaatctaaccacagattttctcgtggtgaaaaacgattacaacgtcaaaacgacgtatcccacgaatcaacgaaccacgaagaacaacagcagtaaaaataacgcacattattaatcgtacataaattaataatagagccaagaaattaatcctgggctctgataccaattgaaggaatattaaattgaattaacgttccgctttgcccgatgatcgtttcttggttattattaatttatcatacaacgattaatcttaacatgctcctatgaatttaacagctgcacataggtgttaggaattacttacttgtaaagcgaatgcagaggtcgttgacgatcgtgtcgaaagactccagttctgatcttctcgactgtatcccgctcagcttccaacgttggatggacaacgagctatggaagttCCCAAGGCAGAATTGTttctcacgtttcctgcgcccctctgctctctctaaaccctaatattttatcagtgtgttttcctgagagctgacagctgtatttaaataattaaatacgtgtatGGGGCGCCAGATTTGATGTAGGGAACGACTTctgctccttctagggctaggagactttgggccagtccagggaccagatacaaggaataaagatgggcctcaaataaattaatttatctatggtcagcccagaccataattaatttataaatatcagttcattccactagagaaccgataccgACTTACctctttattgccggtgatgagttggggggcttgtatttagacttattaaatctccgtatttaaaatatccaacatccattaattaattagagctctgacagcttaaattaattaatctctttataatccttaagcagtaccactcaaaccttagtattgcgcctgaacttaatcaacctgtagggtttaacgcaataagccttattgagctccttaaggggatgtcattatcctataccggatacgggtactaatacagataatcaaatatcatatattaaccgctatcacccaagatacagagtactcgagttagtatataactttcacccatagtaagtcaaagtgatatacgaattaacatatatatctgaatacttattagtattaagattctgtTAAGTCACCGTGATCtttattcttcacttaagtcagatagaagaatacatctcattgtggtcctatcaatacgtaatgacgtaccagtatagacaagtagtcaagacaaactacttccatctataccgcaacctaaaccaataacttgtcctagagttatttcggctgtgatcatattatatctcttaaggttattccaattatacggtcttctgtgatctacaacacaccgtataatctacttatatagagataaggaacatacatatgcaatcatgaacacaatcagataggagattgaaAACAGTGAATacaagaatcattgtatacaagcataaagttcttgctttcagtatacaaatccaacaatctcccacttatactaaagcaaaacttttagtatacaatgtgtctaaatactagctattacaacaaacacacttcacttcatctctcccacttatactgaaagtttttctctaagtgggtggcatcaaccgcaaacccatccctcgagcatgcttctcataggccttttgcggtaagctcttcgtgaaagggtcagctaggttctccaatgtatcaatcttctcaactagcacatctcctctgtttacgatttctcgtatgatgtggtactttctctttATGTGTTTGGACGCCTTATGGCTCTTGGGTTCATTAGAATTTgtcactgcacccgagttatcacaataaattatgatactcttaggcaaattagggaccactcctagatccaagaggtagttccggaaccatacagcctccttagcagcttccgaagcagctacatactcggcttccatggtggagtccgcaatgcacttctgctttgcactccgccatgatacggctccacctcccaaggtaaacacataacaagaggtagatctcttctcatcccggtcagcctggaaattcgaatcggtgtaacccaaaggagatagactgtctgactggtaaactagcctataatctcgagtcagtttcaggtacttgagaatatgctttaccgcagtccagtgtcctggtccagggttcgactgatatcttgcaaccatgccaacgacatagcaaatatcaggtctcgtgcaaagcattgcatacatgataacttattagtattaagattctgttaagtcaccgagatctttattattcacttaagtcagatagaagaatacatctcactgtggtcctatcaatacgtaatgacgtactagtatagacaagtagtcaagacaaactacttccatctataccgcagcctaaaccaataacttgtcctagagttatttcggttgtgatcatattatatctcttaaggttattccaattatacggtcttctgtgatctacaacacaccgtataatctacttatatagagataaagaacatacatatgcaatcatgaacacaatcagataggagattgaaAACAGTGAATAAAGGAATCattatatacaagcataaagttcttgctttcagtatacaaatccaacatcaAGGAGGTACAAACTCTAAGTAAATTGGAAAATTTATAACACGATACAAAAGGAATAACTGGTAGttcaaaaatcttgaaaagtAAAAAACACACGGCTTACTTCTCGCTCTTTCTGCTCAgctttttctttccttaaacGTTCAAGCTCAAGCAGAAGTGCTTCCTCGCCGTcgtcatcatcttcatcatcactACAAAAATATGATCGGTATATTGAATTAGCAATTACCAAGCAAAGAAAAGATGTTTCTGCAAAGAGAAGAGAACATTTCACATTTCAATGTTCTATTAAGAAGTGAAAACCACAAAAGAGGATCAGAGAAAATTAGTCTGAACTGGCCctctgaaaaaaaattatagaagaATGCACAGCAATACGTTAAACGCTGCTATATGACAACAGACAAGAATTAACAATAGCATGGTAAAAGTAGATGagaaatagaaaacaaaaaaccTATCATCATCACTCTGAGCATCCACATCAGCATCATCTGCATCTATACTTCGTGGAACAATTCGGTCCTCAACTTCTCTCCTAGACCCTGTAAATAGAGTAGAGCAATTACTTCTTCAAGAAAAGTATAAGGTTCCTATTTTCAAACTTCAAGCAAGCAATCATGCATCATATACCTTCTAAGAGAAGATGATTTCCTTTCCGGCGATCTCTATCCTCTGCATAACATAGAATAGAGATTCAAGTCAACAAATGAAATCACTTGAGAAGTGACAACTAGATACTCGAACTCAGAAGTGAAATATATCCTTCAGTTGGACATGGAAAAACACTAACCTTTTGATGAGAAATGCCTCCTCTCTCGATCCTCTAGCTCGTCCCTGAGATTTCTCCTTTGCACCTCGTCTTGGGTGTCTTGTCCTTCCTTTCTGCACCGTCAGGACAAAATAAACTGTCATTCAGATAACATTGGCATCAAAGATTCAAAATGTACGAGTAAATAGAGAATACTGAATTGCGCGTGTCCTCAATAAAGAcaagaaaatatcattgttCCCATTATTCACCCAGAAAGACTGACTAAGGCAGCTTAGACCAAAGAGTGAGGAATCCCTCAAATTCACATTAAATTTCCTACCATTCTTTTattagagaaataaaagatGAGACCACATATACATCAGATAGGTCATGTAGAAAATATTATCAAGAGTTCGACGCCAACATAATATAAATTGCATTGATTTTATAAACATCCATTATTCCCTTATTCCCTTATTATATACTCCAATTCTACCAATATACCATAAACATGAACTAACCCTAAAAAGtttcaaggaaaaaaaaagcCTAAGCAAAGTTGAGGATGAGAAATGTGTAAAGAATGAACCTGGGTTTGAGGGTAGTATGAGAAGCGATGTCCCTCGACGAATACTTTTGAGATGGACCGAAGATTCGAGTTCCCCGTTGTTCATTCCCACCTTTCGCGGGTGCCCACGTAGGTCTTGCCGCCGTCGTCATAACGGAACCTTAATTTGCTGGAGATTCTCAAAACTCGAGCTATGATCTATAGGAATAAGTCTGGAAGAGCTGATAGTCTTGACAATCGGTCGGCGAGTGAGATATCGAAAACCCTAGGTGATCGGAGATGCTTTCGA
It contains:
- the LOC130994161 gene encoding uncharacterized protein LOC130994161, coding for MTTAARPTWAPAKGGNEQRGTRIFGPSQKYSSRDIASHTTLKPRKEGQDTQDEVQRRNLRDELEDRERRHFSSKEDRDRRKGNHLLLEGSRREVEDRIVPRSIDADDADVDAQSDDDSDDEDDDDGEEALLLELERLRKEKAEQKEREVSRVFFTFQDF